ATGTGAAATGAACATTTCAGGCATGACCAGAGTATGAATTACCTgcctctttctttgcttttaaaattgggAATGTTCTCACACATTTTCCAGGGGTGAGACATACATGCAATAAGAGGTAGTAAAGGTGAGAAATTTCCACActcaaatattatttcaagACTGACTGGCTTTAGAAATTACCTAATTGCCTTATTGCTTAAATTGGCCTTTGTACCTGAGTGGTGCATGACCGATGTCCTGCCAAGCCTCAGAAGGGCCTGGGAAAACCAACATACAAATCCCACACCAGTAAATGAGATTTCTGTGCTGGTCAAACTGACTGAAACCACCAGTCAAATTAGCAGATAACATCCCATTAAATACAACAGAAAGTTTGGGTTGTGCTTCCGTAAGGGATTCTCTTCTCCTGGTTGGCTAAAGCTGGTTGAATAACTATAAGGTATTGCTGACTTTGTAAAAGTCCTCGAATTTCCAAGAAGCTTTTCAACGAAATCAACTTTGGGAAGGGCAGGCCCTGTTCTGCAGGGAGACAGGAGGAAGTGATAAGTTGTGTGAAGAGAGGGAAGCAGTGAGCTCCCTCGAGGGTCTGCAGGGACGTGTGAGATTCAGCACACTCAAGTGATCTGGAAAAGAGATGAACAACGCGCTGACTTTGCTGATGCTATGGAATTATTCACTGCAACCTCAGGTAAAAccagcagaagctgcagagcagcctctTGACACTGACTGATGGGAGGCAGAGTAGCACTTTTGGAAAACCTTCCAGAACAAGGCAGAGGGCAGCGGCCCAAGCTGCGGTGAGCTTTCTGTCAGGCTGGGAGAGGCCTCAGAGACAGTGGTTTGGAAATGTCAGCTCAGCacctgtcaaaaaaaaaaaaaaacgtgaAAGTCCTCCAGAGCAAAAGATCCAATTGGTGAGGACAAATCCATAGCAGACCGGACTTCATGCAGCCTGTGTTTGAAATCGCCCATCTTACAGACTACAGGGAAACAAGAAAAGGTGCAGAGGGGGAACAAAGCTCCCTGTAGATTTGGGCAGGTTTGCTTCAGTACAGAACAACCGGggctctttagcctgggaacGGGAGGACGTGTCAGGCTGCGACACTGTGAGTGGTGCGGGGAGCATGGAGAAGCAATGAACACATGATGCATGCATGCATCGTGGAGAACataagagaggacagggatgtGATCGCTCTGCTCTTAGACCTTGCCCATACATGtgatccttttcctttgtccttGACAAAGCAGAGAACTTCAGATAGCACAGAAAGGTAAAGAGCTGAACTAGGAAGGCAAGTGTTAGTGCCTGCCGCCAAGTCTGAGACCAAAGGTTCTCCTGCACcgccatggggaaaaaaagagcttaaCAGACATACCAAGCCTTGGCAGAAACTGCTTGTCTGGACAAAAGCAGTCTTTATCAAATGCTGGATTGAGATCTagaaactgcagttttctttactAGATCTTAACTTAGAGAGAAATCCTAGAAGCGAGCAAAACTTTGGTCAGACCTCTCTGCACAACATTCCTCTACATACCAATGCCTTGGTCAAGAGTCAGGGGTGCACAAATCACTCCAGTGATGTCTGGTTTCAGCTTGGactctggaaataaaaatggttCATAGGGAAGTGAGTGAGTTTTGGGTGTCATTGCAAAATAGGGTGGGGTTCGTGAGGCTGTTTTGTACAGAGATCCCCAGGTCATGAAATTACGTGCATTTTGGAACGAGCTACAGTACACAGGATTCAGATATTGCGTTTCGGAAACTCTCTTCATCCTCCAGCCCCCACTCTGAAGAGGGGGTGGAGTATGTGTCACTGTTTGACCTTCATCTACAGCCTCCTGCAACTCTGTGGGGCATTCAGAAGCATTTTGCCTGGGCTGgtctccccagctctgctttccttccctgctctgctttgACAGGGCAGGTTTGCAGGAGAACAGAACCGATTCCTTCCTTCTAAGGCAGGCCTGACCACAACCCAGCCAAGATAAACAGCCCCTTTTTGCAGTGCTGACTCAGAAAGCCCTGGGGAGAAAACAAGCGAAGAGAAAAGCTGGAAAGGAAGCATCTTGCCACATGCACACTACTTGACCTGCTTGCAGCATCCTGAGCAGCCGGGGCAGGGTTTCAGCCCCTTATGTCACCACCATCAGCCTAGGAGGGCTGAGGAATAGTGCAGGGCCTGCCTGCTTTTGCTGCCTCTGGCGTGCTCTGAGCAGCAGCGGCAGTGTCAAGGGGCAGCATTTCCAACCCTACCCTCCCCGAGTTCCCTCTGAGCAGGACCCAGCCTGTTCCCCCATGTTCAAAGcctggggaaggcagagagaCTTGTATGTTCAGATTATCAACTCAGCTGATAACACACCGCAGTGGTGCGTGGGAGGCTTGCATCAGTGCTGGGGTCAGTTTTGTCCTTTTGTAGCATAAAGAGGATGGAAGGAACAGGCAGCTCTGTTCTGGGGCAAAAACCTTGGATTAAACTTGCTTTAAtgctggcagctgctctgcttgTGCTGCCTTGAGCAggctcctcccagccctgctgtggctCAGTGTGACCCATACACATGGTACCACAAACAACAAGGATAACTTGGAATGTTTTGGCCAAGTCCAGACCAGATTTGAAGATGCTCAAAATGCAGTTTCCTTGCAAAGCAAGTCAAGTTTGGACTAGCACAGGGAGCAACCTCATAAACTGTGGTCACAAGGAAGAGCCTGCACAGCTGTGGAAGGGGAtggttttctcttctgtcccagCCATGGTTCAGAAAGGAGCGTGTAGTGTCCTGGTACCTGCACTCAGACTTTCACTCTCTTTTCAAGAGCCTTTATTTAAGTAAGCTAGGAGTGACTTGCTGAACGGAGCTGGTCCCTCGCACAAGACCTGTGAAGTCTTCAACACTTGACCTTTGTTAGCTGTAGAGTTGCTGGTTTGCTCTGCCACTAGAGAAACTGTTCTTTAAGAGCACAGTCCAGCTCAGGTGTGACACCAACACATCCACGGGCAGTTCCAGAGGTGAGCGACAGGGTGAGAGCATAGGGAGCCTAACAACTAACCTCTAAGAACAAGGCAGAGTCCGGCCTGGCATGCAGGTTTGTGGTTTGTGACCTGGTTTCTGGAAGCAGAGAAACTTCCTGGAAGGCCATGAGCCCCTGGCCGTGCTTGGGGGCCAGGCAAGTCACAAGCTCCTGTAGAGCAGCTGCTGAACATGTTTCTGCATGGCCCCTCCACAGGAGCTTGCCCCACACATGTAAAGCCTGCATGAAGGTCTCCCTGCCTGGCCTCTGTCTCTCGTGGTGGTACCCACAACAGGGAGCATGAGCATGCCGATGGTTTTGTCTCTGCAGGACATCAATGCATACAATGGGGAACAACCCGAGGAGAAACTTCCCTTCCCCATCATTGCTGATGCGAACCGGGAGCTCGCTGTCAAGCTGGGCATGCTGGACCCAGATGAGCGGGACAAGGATGGCATGCCCCTGACTGCTCGTGTGGTGAGTACCTGGCCCTGGAGCACCGCTGCACCTTCTCAGCAGTAGGCATCGCCTGCCATCCTGCCCTgtgtctgtggggctgggctTGACAATGGAGGCAGCTTACCTGGACAGATGTGACCATCTTCAGGGGCTAGGTTGACTTCCTTGGGCTAGATCCATGGGTTGTGCTGCAGGAAGAGGCTGGCGCAGTGCCGGCCTGCTGGCAACAGCTCCATCTCACTGTTGCCACCAGCTCATCCTGGTTGTGCCTGTCCTAACACAGAGACAACAAAAGTTGTCTCGATCTGCTGgactttccctctcccctcccatgCTTGCATTAGAAGGGCACAGGTcaagggaaagaaacatttcaagTAGCAGAACAAGCTGGCATTGGAAACAGGAGCTCCCAGAGCAAACACCGTGTTCCCTGTGTCTGAGCATCACTTGTTCCTCCAAGAGATCGCCGCAATGGCATCTCCCCTGTCCCAACACCTTCGATTGAGTTGGTAACCTCCCAGGaaagggaggagcagcaggccTGAGCACATCCAGTTAGACAAACATCTTTGACCCAGCCCTGACACTGTCTCCCTGTGCTCAGGTATTCGTTTTTGGCCCGGATAAGAAGCTGAAACTCTCCATCCTGTATCCAGCCACCACTGGGAGAAATTTTGATGAGATCCTGAGAGTTGTGGACTCCCTGCAGCTGACGGCATACAAGAAGGTTGCTACCCCTGTAGACTGGAAGGTGAGGAGGGGAGCAAAGCTCACAACCAGGCGCTGAAAATGTACATTGAAACATCAACCAGCCTCCCTTGGAGGGGGACCCATGGGGTGGGGAGACCTGCTGAGGTCCTGGGATATGAGTTAGATCCCAGCCGAGGCCCCATGGCCGTTGCAGTCTGGAGTCAGCCATAGGAACCTCCGTTCCCTCCCCTCAGACCCTGGTGCCAGCAGATACCGGGCTTGGCCATTCTGGCTATCACTACTTGAGCTTTGGGCCAAGGCAGGTCCTGCCCTTGTTGTCTGTGATAAGGAAGGGCATTATCACGTGTCAGTGTGCCAAAGTCCACTCAAAGCCAGCGAAGCAGCAAGCATGGGGCGCCCTTCCCTGGGCCagcttgctgctctgctgcctttgaGCCAGGAAGGGCCAGTATGGGCATGGCCCCGCTTTGCCCAGCACATAGACAGCCGAGTCATATCCTTGTGGAAAATTACTAGCTGAAGTTGCTTAGTTGTGGCCATCCCTGTTCAGTAGCATTATTTAAAACTCCCCAAAACAGTTTGGGCAGCCAAGATAAGCCAAGAACAAGCAGCACAGTCTGGCTGCTTTAGCTAGCCAGTGTTTCCTCAGCCCAGCAGAGATGTTCAGCTCCTGGATCTGTCCTGCCACTGGCTTTGATAGCTGTTGCTGGGGAAGCCTACCTGTCTGGAGCCAGAGGACACACTCCTGCTGTTACAAGGTGTCCTGGAGAAGTCCTCCTGTGTCATGAGGCAGGACCAGGCTCCCAGAGCATTGTCCCAAACACCCACTCCATCTGGGCAGGAAGGCCTGTAGGCACGAGCCTCAGAGGTCAAGCAACTCCGGGCATCAGTGCGCTTCACTGTGCCTCTCCGCTCCGCAACACCAGCGTCTACACGCTGAGCGCACAAGAAACTGCGCCTTCGCTTCCTGGGGCAAAGCAGAGCCTCCGAAGACCCCTGTCTCCTGCAGCATAAGCCCCCAGCTCACCCACCCAGTCCACCTCCCAGGGAAGTGCACCTTTCCCCGGGGTTTGGCATGCCAAGGGGGTGCCAGCACCACCTGTCCAGGGGTGCCTGAGCAATAGGAATGGATGAGCAGACTCAGGCAGGCTGCGCACCCTCCTGCATCGTAGAGATGCTCCAATGCCCTTCCCATTACTCCCCGTTCCCGTGGCAGTCCCAAGAGGAAGGGCTGGGCTGTGGGATCCCGTTGGCAGGGCTGGTGGGCAGCGCAGCTCTCCCTTTCTACATCGCCCACACCTCCTGTTGCAGCTCCTACTCTGTCCTCGCTGCCGgctccaggcagagctgcaggggacgtgcctggggcactggggcCGAGTGTTCACGGGGAGGCAGTGCCACCTGCCAGCAGGGAAGTGGCACCTGCATCCAAGcctgccagctcctctgctgctctcaCGGTTCCCGTTTTCTCCCCAGCCTGGTGACAGCGTCATGGTTGTTCCCACCTTACCTGATGAGGAAGCCAAGAAGCTCTTTCCCAAAGGAGTCTTCACAAAAGATCTCCCATCAGGCAAGAAGTACCTGCGTTACACCCCACAGCCAGAGTGAGTGGGCCTGCCCGTTTGCCCCGCCGGGCTGCAGGTCGTTTGGCGTCAGGAGCCTTCCCTGTGCCCGCTCCTGCCTCCCTGACACTGCACGATCAGCGGTCTCGTACTGTTACACTCACCGATGGTGCATCGCAATACTAAATCagtcctccccatcccccacGTCCCCTCAAAACTAAACCCCTGGGTGTTTTCTTGCCTTGAATCAGCCCCGCAAGGAAGAGGTTAGCAGACTAATGGGAGACTCCAGGGCTCGCGCTCTGGAGTCTCTCCTGTTCAGCGCCAGCCGAGCTTTTCCTGGAGGCGCAGTGAGAAGCGTGGTGTCAGCAGCCAGGCCCCAGAGGGTTGTCCTGCTGGTCTCACACACCTCCCATCAGGGAGCTTTGGGGGCTCCAAACTGCTGCGTGCCTTTTGGAGCAGCTGTCACTAATGCATTAACACCTTTGTCTGGTCCCGTGCGTTAGggaggagctgcagagccaAATCTCTCACTTCCTACTGCTTTCTTATCTCTTGCTGGAAGTTGATTGTTTTCAGGTTTTAGGGAAGACGGAATAGAGCAAATAAACTGATGTTCAGTACTACCTGCAGTATCCCTTGTCTGCTTCTGTCGACGTCCCCGGCACCCCGCACAATTTACTTTGTCCCCTAGGCCGTGCAGCTGGGATGCGTGCCCATGCGCATGGGTGGGTGGCAGCGGCACAGGCTGCCCTGGGGTTTGCTCTGTAAGTAAGGCACTTTGGAAACACAAGTTGTTTAAGGGCAAATCATGTCGGACAAGGCAGCGGGGCCCAAGGCAGCCATATTGCTCCTGCCAGCATCTCTCCGTGCCCGGTGCAATCAGCAACACTCAAAACGAGCAGGTGTTAGAAATTTGCTGACTCAGGGCACAAACGTACCCCACAGCAAGTGGGGACTAGGCGGGTCGATACTCATGGCAAGCAACATGCTGGATGCAATGAGATACCCTCCAGCATCCTGTGGACCCTAATCCTGGGGCAGCACCCACACCCGCCTGGGATGTGGCCTGTCAGTCCTCGGACAATACCCAgatctgccagctcctgccaccCATCACTGTCCTCCTTCACCCCGGCATGCAGGCCAGGCCACCCTGCTGAGGACATCCTTCCCTAAACatggctgcatttcagagaaCTCCCCTCTTTCATTaccaaaagaaaaggatttatattaatatattaatattactGCCTGCTCCGCCATGGCCCCACAGATGCAAACGAGCAAGACGGACTCAAGCAAACACAGGGTTTGGTTCCAGTACAGCTCGagtggttttcttttaatcCCAGAGAAGTGAAATGCAACATTTGTTCGAGTTGGTAGTAACATCCAGAGACAGAAGTCCGAGCCCCCTACTCAGTAAAGTCATTTGTGTTTAAGGCActctgcaaaaccagctttcctcttctcctccttccgATTTTCCCCATGCGGCAGCAGAATACCTGGTTTGGTCTTTTCTCCATAGCAACACCCACACGTCCTGGCTTTTCTCACCATCTCCGGGAATTGGCAACAGCAAATCCAGCAGGAGCCGAACGGAGAAATGCCGGGAGACTCAGTCAATAAATACGGATGGGCACGAGAGGGAGCACAgcgcctggggagggggcacaggGGCTTCGAGCTTCTGCAGGAAGGGGATGAGCATGGGGTGTCCTCCCTGCGGGCACCAATGTGattccccttcctttctcccccacCCGGCTCCGAAAGGGGATGGGAGCGCGGGTGCCGTGAGCATCCCTCCCCAGTGATGCTCCCGAACACAGGGCAGCACCCCGAAACACAgggggctgggtggggggggacccAGCTGCCCCTGTCATGCAGCAGAAATGACCCCCCAACTTCCAGCCATCAATAAATACCAATAAATAACTTAAATAAaccttaaataaataatagttaataaataaataaataagtgacCCGAGGATGGGGACAGAGGGGAAGGGGCACCCCGAGGCTCAGGGCACGGGGGAAGCACACAGGTGGGCAATTCTGTGACCCGCCCCTCCCTGAGATAACGGGGTGCTAATACAAAAGGGGGGCATGAGGAAGGGCTCCCACTCAGGTTCCCCATCAATATGGCTGAGGGCCACAGGGACATGAGCTGAACCTGGTCTCACACGTGGGAGCTCTCACACACCATCTGTCtgtctccctcccttccctcgaGCATCGCGAGCCCCGCACCCAGGCTCCACCGGTCACTGCTACTGAACTCAGGGAGATGCTCATCCAGCACCTCCATCCGAGAGTGAACACACACCTTTTGCAAAACGCCTGCAAATTTTTGCAAACATTGTTTGCAAGTTTTTTTGCAAACAATTTttgcaaaccttttttttttttttttttttaaaagtggagAAATGCCCACAAAGAAAACCCATGCATCAAACTGAGTTAAGTGCATCAAATCCAGCCATCAGAGAAGGAGCGGGCACGGAAGCCTGGCAGAAGCCCGAAGGGGTGAACACGGGCATGGCCCTAGGGCTCAGCCAGAGCCTGCCTGCAggctggggcagccctgggagctCAGGCACACGGCTGCGGCCAGGCACCGAGCCCAACACCGGCACCAGGCAGCACCGAGCCAGAGAAGCTgcagacacacacgcacagaaaCGGCGGCCACTGTTGTCTCGGCAGACGATGTGCTGaggctctggctggccagcacATCCCAAAAGACGGCAATGAATTTAACAGCATCCCTGCACCAGCGTCCCCGCTCTCCCAGCCGGCTGGCACCACGGCAGTGCCATGGCAGCTCCCCAGGCTGACAGCCGGCACGCAGTCCCCGAGCATATCCCCGGCCCTTCCCTGCAGGTTTTGGGGAGCTGGCTCACACAGCCGCTCTGGATGCAGCATCCTCTCCCAGCCAGGAGCCCACTACGGGGCAACCCGTTTTGTTGGGGAACCCCTTCCTCTGGATTTTTAGTTCTAGTGCTGCCAGAGACATTTCTGTCCCACTGGGTCAAAAATATGCATCATCTGCCTTATTTCAAACCAAAAGGTACTTAcccctcttcctttccccaaatCTTAaggaaaattgtatttaaagttTCTAACTCCCTTCCAAAGGCTTTTTGAACAATGAAACACCAGTGATGGCAAAAGCTGCCGTCGATCACGAACCAGGACAAAACCATGGGCagagtctcacaagagtgggACATCTTCCCGTGCCAGCCAGCTCCCAGTAAAAGCTTTGCTCCAGAAAACGCAGCAAACCAAAGCTCAGAGCCCCTTCTCCCTCCAAACCTTTCCCACGAGGCTGTAGCCCCCAGCAAAACCCAGACGTAGGCACTGAAAGCAGCAGGTTCCCAGCCTACCCGTGAGGCCAAGCGGGAGGAGCAGGACCGCCGGCCCCAGCACGGGGAAGTGTGCGTCGAGGCATCAAAATGCAATgctcccaaaagaaaaaaaatcaaataatcgAATCAGCAGCAGACACTACTGAGAATAAGTAGCATGGGGATTTCACAGGGATTTTTGGTCTAAGATGCCTGGGGGGCCCCTTTGCCACTGAGGACGGGGGTGCACATCCCGCCCTGGAAAAGCACAAGCCGTGGCAGAAGCTTTGCAGGAGCTCGGCCACGCTGAGGAGCGATGCCACGGGGACGTGCCGGCACACTCAGGGGAGCAAAGCAGCACTGGGCTGGTCATCCCGACAGCCAGGCTAAGGGCAACGCTGCCAATGCCGCAGGAAAGGCTTTGCACCGAAGTGCCGAACACGACAGCTCTTCCCAGGATCTCCTGGCAGTGGGACAGAAGATGAGACCCTCCCAGCAGGAATCACCCACAGTCCCCGGGCAGCACAAAACTGCCGTGGCACGAAGGCAGGGGCCTGAGAGGGGGGAGCCGCAGAGCTTGCGCTGGGGCGGaggacagagcagagaaagcagcaaaagccGTAACGATCTACCCAGGAGCGACGGGGCCTGGGGCGCTGGCAGCGCAGCCACggctttcacctctgctgcAACGCCAGGGCGAAACGTCGGGAATCGCAGGTCACAGGCcacagcaccagcaccacccCATGGACCAGACGATGCTAGCGATCCAGGCAGCCAAGAGAGCTTGGGGGCAAGGAGAGCCAAGGGCAAGGAGAAAGGCAAATAAAACCCCGTTATCCCCCAAGCACCTGTGGTAGCAGGAAGCAGCACCCAAGCAGCGCGCTcgcctcctccttcccaggcaAACCCATGCCTGCCCTGCGCAGCCTCTGCTCACATCCCTGCCTCCGACCCACGCAGAGGAGACCCCCATCCCTGCAAAGCCTGGGGAGTTACAACAAGGCACgccatcccctccctgccagcaccctcGCCTGTATCTACCCTGCTCCCAGGgtggctgaggaggaggagggtctccACATAAG
This Grus americana isolate bGruAme1 chromosome 8, bGruAme1.mat, whole genome shotgun sequence DNA region includes the following protein-coding sequences:
- the PRDX6 gene encoding peroxiredoxin-6, with protein sequence MPGLLLGDEAPNFEAETTQGRIRFHDFLGDSWGILFSHPRDFTPVCTTELGRAAKLAPEFSKRNVKMIALSIDSVQDHLSWSKDINAYNGEQPEEKLPFPIIADANRELAVKLGMLDPDERDKDGMPLTARVVFVFGPDKKLKLSILYPATTGRNFDEILRVVDSLQLTAYKKVATPVDWKPGDSVMVVPTLPDEEAKKLFPKGVFTKDLPSGKKYLRYTPQPE